Below is a window of Myroides profundi DNA.
AGATCTTAAAACATCTCTAAACGATGCTTTAAGAGAATATAATGTAGCTGTATAAATACTAAATATACCATTACTATCATAAAACAGAGTACTTTTGTGCTCTGTTTTTATTTATTAAAAAAAGTTTTTATTATTGATTATGAGTAAATTATTTTCTCAAAATTGTATCCTATTCTTTAAAAGATTTCTTTTAATCTTCTTCTTTTATCAAGTATGTAGAGTAGGTTTCTATTTTTACAATTCACACTTATTAGATCCTTGGGATCTAAAGATATTCCTTGGAGGTGTTCGATTTGACTTAGCGGCACTAGGTTTTATTAATCTTGTATTCGCCTTACTACATCTATTCCCTGGTAAATTTCAAAATAACAAAGGGTATCAGCAGTTCTTATTTTACAGTTTCTACTTAGTGAATATATTCATACTATGTCTAAACTTCGTAGACTACGAATACTTTAGATTTATCAGCAGACGTAGTTCTTATGCCTTTATCACTGCCTCTGGTATGGAACAAGAATTACCAGGATTATTAAAGAATTTCATTGTAGACTACTGGTGGATACCAGTCTATATGTTCTTATCCTTCGTGATATTCTGGTTGATCTACAGAAAGATAGATTACAAAATCAAAAGCAGTAGATTCAATATTAAAGATACTGTAGTGATGGTATTAGTAATAGGAATCATGCTTGTATTAGGTCGCGGGGGATTACAACGCAAACCTATTCGTCTAGTAGATGCATCTCAATATGGAGGATTAAAAAATACAGCTCTAGTCTTAAACACTCCATTCTCAGTATTAAAAACAATGGGTAAAAACGAAAGCTTAGAAGAAGTAAACTTCTATACTGAGGCTGAACTAGACCATGTGTTTAATCCTGTACAAGAGTTTAAATATGACAGTATTAATAAAAAGAATGTTGTCTTGTTAATCGTAGAAAGTTTTGGTAGAGAAACGATGCATAGAGGATTGACTCCATTTATGGATTCGTTAGCGCAGAATAGTCATTTCTTCGAAAATGCATTCGCTAATGGTAAAGTATCTATTGATGCTGTACCATCGTCTATCTCTAGTATTCCTAGCTTAATGAATAGAACATTCATTTCGTCTAGCTATGCATTAAACGATGTATATACACTACCTAAAATATTAAAAGAAAATGGATATCACACTGCGTTCTTCCACGGTGCGTTCAACGGTAGTCAAAACTTCGACCAATATGCTAATGTAGCAGGATTCGATGAGTATTATGGAAAGAATGAGTATGAA
It encodes the following:
- a CDS encoding LTA synthase family protein, which gives rise to MIMSKLFSQNCILFFKRFLLIFFFYQVCRVGFYFYNSHLLDPWDLKIFLGGVRFDLAALGFINLVFALLHLFPGKFQNNKGYQQFLFYSFYLVNIFILCLNFVDYEYFRFISRRSSYAFITASGMEQELPGLLKNFIVDYWWIPVYMFLSFVIFWLIYRKIDYKIKSSRFNIKDTVVMVLVIGIMLVLGRGGLQRKPIRLVDASQYGGLKNTALVLNTPFSVLKTMGKNESLEEVNFYTEAELDHVFNPVQEFKYDSINKKNVVLLIVESFGRETMHRGLTPFMDSLAQNSHFFENAFANGKVSIDAVPSSISSIPSLMNRTFISSSYALNDVYTLPKILKENGYHTAFFHGAFNGSQNFDQYANVAGFDEYYGKNEYEGPDAFDGTWGVFDEEFLQFYIKQLDRFKKPFFTTLFTISSHSPYTIPEKYKGKFPKGEADIHESIAYADYSLKKFFETAKTKDWYNNTIFIITADHTCAEPIEGEWKTNVGKFRIPILFFAPNDPSITTEKVEKNFQQIDILPSLMDYLQINTKIVSYGKSYKSDQDFVVNYLDNIYNYEKGDYYLAFDGKKTLGLYNWKKDPLLKQNLMNTETAKREEMEKFIKAYIQSFNSRVKNNQLTVK